In Dyadobacter sp. CECT 9275, the following proteins share a genomic window:
- a CDS encoding TlpA family protein disulfide reductase: protein MKNFITTRSFLFVILSLIYTKSFSQGYEIEARLKGLRDSSFILGHFSRNHSQFVPKDTAKADAEGRMVFKGDKDLPGGLYVILFPGKQRWIQFVYSGKEPRFSLSTDTTDAVGNMQVKGSRENELFYGYQKDFQARSKEIEKLNKEKGPDYQNKVKAAQEAFKLYREKILTENADSFTSQLLKMSADPEIPAAPKLPNGKTDSVWIFNYYKAHYWDNFNFSDSRILNTPFLEPRLERYIKNLVVQTPDSIIKDADKLVKMASGSKEVKEIIVFYITNQYENPKTVGTEAVWVHMASKYYLSGEMGVSEEVKKRISDKVNTLKYLLVNKPFPALALTDPAGKKVSVQDISAKYTVVFFYAPTCGHCKEAAPKLKAFYDKNKAGGIQVMTVSTEHNMPEWKEFVTKYNLSELTNGFDALKQIDFVRKFDVVTTPTIYILDKNKKIIARKIPVEQLEDFLNFYQNKIAGKL from the coding sequence ATGAAGAATTTTATCACAACACGCTCGTTCCTATTCGTTATTCTTTCGCTGATATATACCAAAAGTTTTTCACAGGGATATGAAATCGAGGCCCGTCTCAAGGGACTCCGGGATTCCTCCTTTATCCTTGGGCACTTTAGCAGGAATCACAGCCAGTTTGTACCGAAGGATACCGCCAAAGCCGATGCGGAAGGACGTATGGTTTTCAAAGGCGACAAAGATTTACCGGGTGGACTTTACGTGATCCTTTTCCCTGGAAAACAGCGGTGGATCCAATTTGTCTATTCCGGCAAAGAACCCCGTTTCTCGCTCAGTACCGATACCACCGATGCCGTCGGGAATATGCAGGTCAAGGGGTCAAGGGAAAATGAATTGTTTTACGGATATCAAAAAGATTTCCAGGCCAGGTCCAAAGAAATTGAAAAGCTCAACAAGGAAAAAGGCCCTGACTACCAAAACAAGGTAAAAGCGGCGCAGGAAGCCTTTAAGTTATACCGTGAGAAAATCCTGACGGAAAATGCCGACAGCTTCACCAGCCAGCTTCTGAAAATGTCGGCTGATCCCGAGATACCCGCCGCTCCCAAGCTTCCGAACGGCAAAACGGATTCGGTATGGATATTTAATTATTACAAAGCCCACTACTGGGATAACTTTAACTTCTCTGATTCCAGAATACTGAACACTCCGTTTCTGGAGCCCAGACTGGAAAGGTATATCAAGAATCTGGTGGTACAAACACCTGATTCCATTATCAAAGATGCCGACAAACTGGTAAAAATGGCTTCGGGTAGTAAGGAGGTAAAAGAGATCATTGTGTTTTATATCACCAACCAGTACGAAAATCCGAAAACGGTGGGTACGGAAGCCGTGTGGGTTCACATGGCCAGCAAGTACTACCTGTCGGGCGAAATGGGCGTTTCGGAAGAAGTAAAGAAAAGAATATCCGATAAGGTAAATACGCTGAAATACCTGTTGGTTAACAAACCGTTTCCTGCACTGGCTCTAACAGATCCTGCCGGCAAAAAAGTGAGTGTGCAGGATATCAGTGCGAAGTATACCGTTGTATTCTTTTATGCGCCAACCTGCGGCCATTGCAAGGAAGCTGCGCCGAAACTGAAGGCATTTTATGACAAGAATAAAGCCGGGGGCATACAGGTCATGACGGTTTCCACTGAACACAATATGCCCGAATGGAAAGAGTTTGTGACAAAATACAATTTGTCTGAGTTAACAAACGGCTTTGACGCACTGAAACAGATTGATTTCGTCCGGAAGTTTGATGTGGTAACCACCCCGACGATCTACATTCTGGACAAGAACAAAAAAATAATCGCGCGCAAAATTCCGGTGGAGCAACTGGAAGATTTCCTGAATTTTTATCAGAACAAGATAGCCGGGAAGCTGTGA
- a CDS encoding YdcF family protein, which yields MFYFLSKTIDFLLMPMNISLILLMWGMFVKNRRKRNTALILSLMILLMTSNSYIVNKAFTVWEYKQLNIKDVADGYDVGVVLTGGMINWATFATDHIGFGGHADRFLQAYLLYKNGKIKKIMISGASPGWLTRQGKGEGLEVKRLLIQWGVKPGDIVLEQRARNTRENAVFSEKLLAEQFPGQKYLLITSSFHMKRSMACFEKTGLKMDAFPADFYGGDFRFKVKDLLIPDPEVIGYFNLLWREWIGFVIYRIMGYC from the coding sequence ATGTTTTATTTTCTCTCCAAAACCATTGATTTTCTGCTGATGCCCATGAACATCAGCCTTATACTTTTAATGTGGGGTATGTTTGTCAAAAACAGGCGGAAACGCAATACTGCCCTGATCCTTTCTCTTATGATACTCTTAATGACTTCAAATTCATATATCGTCAACAAGGCATTTACGGTCTGGGAATATAAACAGCTGAATATTAAAGATGTTGCGGATGGTTATGACGTAGGTGTTGTGCTGACAGGCGGGATGATCAACTGGGCAACTTTTGCAACCGACCATATCGGCTTTGGAGGGCATGCAGACCGGTTCTTACAGGCTTATCTGTTATATAAAAACGGGAAAATCAAAAAGATCATGATCTCCGGCGCCAGTCCGGGCTGGCTCACCCGGCAGGGGAAAGGAGAGGGGCTGGAGGTGAAAAGGCTGCTTATCCAATGGGGCGTGAAACCGGGAGATATTGTGCTGGAACAACGGGCCAGAAATACACGGGAAAATGCTGTTTTTTCGGAGAAATTGTTAGCGGAACAATTTCCAGGGCAGAAGTATCTTCTCATTACTTCTTCTTTTCACATGAAAAGGTCCATGGCCTGTTTTGAAAAGACCGGTCTGAAAATGGATGCTTTTCCCGCTGATTTTTACGGAGGAGATTTTCGCTTTAAGGTGAAAGATCTGCTTATTCCCGACCCCGAAGTGATCGGGTACTTCAATTTGCTGTGGCGGGAGTGGATCGGTTTTGTGATCTACCGGATCATGGGCTATTGCTGA
- the pfkA gene encoding 6-phosphofructokinase, translating to MKRIGVFTSGGDAPGMNACIRAVVRGAVYHGIEVYGIRRGYSGMIAGDVYKMESYSVSNIVQRGGTILKSARSKEFMTPEGRKKAYDNLLELGIEGLVAIGGNGTFTGAMIFGNEYGIPTVGAPGTIDNDLYGTDYTIGFDTAVNTALDAIDRIRDTASSHDRIFFIEVMGRDSGYIAVQSGIAGGAELVMVPEVLTPISQVVETLKQGWSRSKSSSIIIVAEGDEEGSAQEVAEKIKRQVDENADIRVTTLGHTQRGGPPSAYDRILASRLGLGALEGLLAGQKNVMAGIINNDLVYTPFEDTIRLPKPINEDLLRMVKILSV from the coding sequence ATGAAAAGAATTGGAGTATTTACCTCAGGAGGAGATGCCCCGGGTATGAACGCCTGCATAAGGGCGGTAGTACGTGGAGCTGTGTATCACGGAATTGAAGTATACGGAATAAGAAGAGGATATAGCGGAATGATTGCCGGGGATGTCTATAAGATGGAGTCCTATTCGGTAAGTAATATTGTACAGCGGGGAGGAACGATTTTGAAATCGGCACGAAGCAAAGAGTTCATGACACCCGAAGGAAGAAAAAAGGCTTACGATAACCTGCTGGAGCTGGGTATAGAAGGGCTTGTGGCTATTGGCGGTAACGGAACTTTTACAGGGGCTATGATCTTTGGCAACGAATATGGTATACCCACCGTTGGAGCACCCGGAACCATCGACAATGACCTTTACGGCACCGACTATACCATTGGTTTTGATACCGCTGTGAATACAGCACTTGACGCCATTGACAGAATCCGTGACACGGCCAGTTCACACGACAGGATTTTTTTCATTGAAGTGATGGGACGTGACTCGGGGTATATCGCCGTTCAGTCCGGTATTGCCGGAGGTGCAGAGCTGGTAATGGTTCCAGAAGTACTTACACCTATCTCCCAGGTGGTGGAAACGTTGAAACAAGGATGGAGCCGCTCCAAATCATCATCCATTATCATTGTGGCCGAAGGGGATGAAGAAGGCAGTGCACAGGAAGTAGCTGAAAAAATCAAAAGACAGGTTGACGAAAATGCGGATATCCGTGTTACCACGCTGGGCCATACCCAGCGCGGAGGGCCTCCTTCTGCCTATGACCGTATCCTTGCAAGCCGGCTCGGATTAGGTGCTCTGGAAGGATTACTGGCCGGGCAAAAAAATGTGATGGCCGGTATTATTAACAATGATCTGGTGTACACACCCTTTGAAGACACCATCCGTCTGCCAAAGCCCATCAATGAAGATTTACTGAGGATGGTAAAGATTCTGAGTGTATAG
- a CDS encoding YfhO family protein, giving the protein MERIFSWQRLWPHMVAVVGFVALSVIYASPVLQGKKMNQYDDVQAKAAAREIVTYHEKTGEWSAWTNGMFAGMPGFLIAADYPTSISTKLGQGINKILPAPANYLLIGMVSAYILLLVVGAGSWLAALGGIAFAFASFNLVSLEAGHVSKMLAIFYAPGVLAGVLLAFRKNWLAGAALTALFLSLELYANHVQITYYLGIGIVLLVIGESIGYIRSGKIKQLSFILAGLVFAAVISVGTHTTRLWNAYDYTKETIRGKPELTAPVNPGGKAPKQEGLDKEYAFSYSYGWGELITLLIPEAYGGSTSGGLDDKSETYKVLVGRGLDPANAQNIIQQLPLYWGDQPIVGGPAYVGAIVFFLFILGLFIVKSPLKPWLVGIIILYLVWALGKHFEIVNYLFFDYFPMFNKFRAMTMVVALVQLLMVLIGILALKTIAEEKTDQKEFSKQFLISLGISAGLCLILAVMPSLLFNFQGPNDAQLQASFAEQAKDAGFAQQIVNAIVQDRAGMMKGDAFRSLIFILLAAGVIWLWVKDKVKPLVVYTLLIVLMIFDMFGVDKRYLNNDDFISSYAAQVAITPSPADEQIMKDPDPDFRVFDLSNPQGPFNSAAASYFHKSLGGYHGAKLRRYQELFERQIAKQNSNPEILNMLNTKYILMGDQQGNKTVQVNPGAYGHAWFVKNYKIVPDANAEMAALDSLKPREEAVIDKRFADKLSGLTIQPDSSAKISLISYKPNELIYESNSGREGLAVFAEIYYNVRDEWKVTIDDKPADLLRADYVLRALRVPAGKHTIKFSFEPVSVATGSKVDLVSSILLVVLIAGALFVEVKGKKV; this is encoded by the coding sequence ATGGAAAGAATATTTTCTTGGCAACGCCTTTGGCCTCACATGGTTGCCGTGGTTGGATTTGTTGCCTTGTCGGTTATTTATGCTTCGCCGGTTCTGCAGGGTAAGAAAATGAATCAGTATGATGACGTGCAGGCCAAAGCGGCGGCACGGGAAATAGTAACCTACCACGAAAAAACCGGTGAGTGGTCTGCCTGGACCAACGGGATGTTTGCAGGTATGCCTGGCTTCCTGATTGCCGCCGATTATCCTACCAGCATATCCACCAAGCTCGGACAGGGTATTAATAAAATACTGCCTGCCCCTGCCAACTATTTGCTGATAGGCATGGTAAGCGCCTATATCCTTCTTTTGGTTGTGGGTGCTGGTTCCTGGCTGGCTGCGCTGGGTGGTATTGCCTTCGCTTTCGCCTCCTTTAACCTTGTCAGCCTTGAAGCGGGACACGTATCCAAAATGCTGGCAATTTTTTATGCCCCGGGGGTACTGGCCGGTGTTTTGCTGGCTTTCAGGAAAAACTGGCTTGCTGGTGCAGCATTAACGGCCCTGTTTTTGTCGCTTGAATTGTATGCAAACCACGTTCAGATAACGTATTATCTGGGCATTGGCATTGTGCTGCTGGTGATCGGCGAAAGTATAGGTTACATCAGGTCAGGCAAGATAAAACAGCTTTCGTTCATACTGGCCGGCCTGGTTTTTGCAGCGGTGATATCGGTGGGTACGCACACCACACGCCTTTGGAATGCCTACGATTATACAAAAGAAACCATCCGCGGAAAGCCGGAGCTGACCGCACCCGTAAATCCCGGAGGGAAAGCACCCAAACAGGAGGGACTGGACAAGGAATACGCATTTTCATACAGTTACGGATGGGGAGAGCTCATCACCTTGCTGATTCCGGAAGCATACGGCGGATCAACCAGTGGCGGCCTGGACGATAAATCGGAAACCTACAAAGTACTTGTTGGAAGGGGGCTTGATCCTGCCAATGCGCAGAATATTATCCAGCAGCTCCCACTTTACTGGGGAGATCAGCCGATTGTGGGTGGCCCTGCCTATGTGGGAGCCATTGTGTTTTTCCTCTTTATTCTCGGGCTATTTATCGTTAAAAGCCCGCTGAAACCCTGGCTGGTCGGGATCATCATTTTGTACCTGGTATGGGCGCTGGGGAAGCACTTCGAGATAGTCAATTACCTCTTTTTTGACTACTTCCCGATGTTCAACAAGTTCAGGGCCATGACCATGGTGGTTGCGCTGGTGCAGCTGCTGATGGTTTTGATAGGTATCCTGGCCCTCAAAACCATTGCCGAAGAAAAAACAGATCAAAAGGAATTTTCTAAGCAGTTTCTCATTTCCCTGGGTATCTCTGCGGGCTTATGTCTGATACTTGCAGTAATGCCTTCGCTGTTGTTTAACTTTCAGGGCCCTAACGATGCGCAGCTTCAGGCGAGCTTTGCGGAGCAGGCGAAAGATGCTGGTTTTGCACAGCAGATCGTGAATGCTATTGTGCAGGATCGTGCCGGAATGATGAAGGGAGACGCTTTCCGCAGTCTTATTTTTATCCTGCTGGCGGCCGGTGTGATCTGGCTTTGGGTGAAAGATAAAGTGAAGCCTCTGGTAGTGTACACTTTACTGATCGTGCTAATGATATTTGATATGTTTGGTGTGGACAAACGTTACCTGAACAACGACGATTTCATCAGTAGCTATGCGGCGCAGGTGGCCATCACACCTTCACCCGCAGACGAGCAGATTATGAAGGACCCTGATCCTGATTTCAGGGTTTTTGATCTTTCTAATCCGCAAGGGCCTTTCAATAGTGCTGCGGCCTCGTATTTTCATAAGTCGCTGGGAGGATATCACGGCGCCAAGCTGCGCCGGTACCAGGAGCTGTTCGAAAGACAAATTGCCAAGCAGAATTCAAATCCGGAAATTCTGAATATGCTGAATACCAAATATATCCTCATGGGTGATCAGCAGGGGAATAAAACAGTGCAGGTAAATCCGGGCGCTTACGGACATGCCTGGTTTGTGAAAAATTATAAAATAGTACCGGATGCCAATGCTGAAATGGCTGCGCTGGATTCGCTGAAACCCAGGGAAGAAGCGGTGATAGATAAGCGTTTTGCGGATAAACTCAGCGGACTTACAATCCAGCCGGATTCGTCCGCTAAAATTAGCCTGATTTCCTACAAACCTAACGAGCTGATCTATGAAAGCAATTCGGGCAGGGAAGGACTGGCTGTTTTTGCCGAGATATATTACAATGTCCGTGATGAATGGAAAGTGACCATTGACGATAAACCGGCGGATTTACTGAGGGCCGACTACGTTCTGAGGGCACTGCGTGTTCCTGCGGGCAAGCACACCATTAAATTCAGCTTTGAGCCGGTTTCGGTGGCTACGGGAAGTAAGGTGGATCTGGTCAGTTCTATATTACTGGTTGTGCTGATCGCCGGAGCCCTGTTCGTTGAAGTGAAAGGGAAAAAGGTATAG